The sequence TGAACAGAAGATGAATCGTTTCCTGAAACAGAGCCAAGAGAAACTTTCTGATTTAAAGCGCTGTCAGGAAGCAAAGAGAAAGCGATAAGTTTCCTCTCTTCATGGATGAGTGTACCGTTCGTGATGCGGCGCGATTTTTCCGGGAACATATTCCCTGGCTGGTTCTGACCGGGGCAGGGATTTCCACGGAAAGCGGTATTCCCGATTTTCGGACACCTTCTTCAGGTCTTTGGGCG comes from Atribacterota bacterium and encodes:
- a CDS encoding Sir2 family NAD-dependent protein deacetylase, with protein sequence MDECTVRDAARFFREHIPWLVLTGAGISTESGIPDFRTPSSGLWA